One region of Hugenholtzia roseola DSM 9546 genomic DNA includes:
- a CDS encoding diphosphomevalonate/mevalonate 3,5-bisphosphate decarboxylase family protein produces MIRYSNPSLKLENARQNSGKVAWRSPSNIALVKYWGKYGLQLPRNPSVSLTLSASYTETTLAFLPRQQASKARFDKKISLEFYFEDQPAPAFEAKIEKFLESLLPIFPFLADLHLEIFSHNSFPHSAGIASSASSMAALALCLCSMEEVLFGTTLTQDDFYQKASFLARLGSGSAARSIHGRAVIWGKTSKQWETSEEWGVPFEALHPIFEDYQDTILLIHEGEKSVSSRAGHALMNQNPFSAIRYEQAHKHAVLMLEALQSGDLEKFIDITEKEAFVLHALMMVSEPSFVLMKPNTLRAIEAIQFFRQQTQIPICFTLDAGPNVHILYPKSYQERVLPFIKSELAPLAHHSKYILDQVSEGSIALD; encoded by the coding sequence ATGATACGTTATTCAAATCCTTCGCTCAAATTAGAAAACGCACGCCAAAATAGTGGCAAAGTGGCTTGGCGCAGCCCTTCTAACATTGCCTTAGTCAAATATTGGGGCAAATATGGCTTGCAGCTACCGCGTAATCCTTCGGTGAGCCTCACCCTTTCGGCTTCCTATACCGAAACAACACTCGCCTTTTTACCACGCCAACAGGCTTCAAAAGCGCGTTTTGATAAAAAAATCAGCCTCGAATTTTACTTTGAAGACCAGCCTGCTCCTGCCTTCGAAGCCAAAATAGAGAAATTTTTAGAAAGCCTCCTACCCATTTTTCCTTTTTTAGCCGACCTACACTTAGAGATTTTCTCTCACAATTCATTTCCACATTCGGCAGGCATTGCTTCCTCTGCTTCGAGTATGGCGGCATTGGCGTTGTGTCTTTGCTCGATGGAAGAGGTGCTTTTTGGCACAACCCTCACGCAAGACGATTTCTATCAGAAAGCCTCCTTTTTGGCGCGTTTGGGTTCGGGAAGTGCCGCCCGTTCTATCCATGGGCGAGCCGTCATTTGGGGCAAAACCTCCAAACAGTGGGAAACCTCCGAAGAGTGGGGCGTGCCTTTTGAAGCCCTGCACCCTATTTTTGAAGATTATCAAGACACCATTTTGCTTATTCACGAAGGCGAAAAAAGCGTTTCGAGCCGCGCAGGACACGCCCTTATGAATCAGAATCCTTTTTCAGCCATTCGATACGAGCAGGCACATAAGCACGCCGTTTTGATGTTGGAAGCCCTACAAAGTGGCGATTTGGAAAAATTTATAGACATCACCGAAAAAGAAGCCTTTGTGCTTCATGCCCTCATGATGGTTTCCGAGCCATCTTTTGTCTTGATGAAACCCAATACGCTAAGAGCCATCGAAGCTATCCAATTTTTCCGCCAACAGACGCAAATTCCGATTTGCTTTACCTTAGATGCGGGACCGAACGTGCATATCCTCTACCCTAAATCATATCAAGAGCGCGTTCTGCCTTTTATCAAAAGCGAACTTGCCCCCCTTGCCCATCATAGCAAATACATTTTAGACCAAGTAAGCGAAGGTAGCATTGCTTTGGATTAA
- a CDS encoding transketolase family protein has translation MKKYSYTQMQDTRSGFGAGLLELGKTNPQVVALCADLTGSLKMDAFQKAFPERFIQVGIAEANMMGIAAGLTIGGKIPFTGTFANFSTGRVYDQIRQSIAYSGKNVKICASHAGLTLGEDGATHQILEDIGLMQMLPHLTVINPCDYNQTKAATIAIADWQGAVYLRFGRPKVPVFMPENEPFIIGKAQILQEGTAVTIFATGHLVWEALLAHEILAAQGISAEVINIHTIKPLDREAVIKSAIKTGAVVTAEEHQIRGGLGSIIAQVLAEEKPTPIAFVGVNDTFGESGTPEDLMKKYGLDAKNIVAKALQVIAKK, from the coding sequence ATGAAAAAATATAGCTATACGCAAATGCAGGACACGCGCTCAGGTTTTGGCGCAGGGCTGCTCGAATTAGGAAAGACCAACCCCCAAGTCGTGGCTTTGTGTGCCGACCTGACTGGCTCTCTGAAAATGGACGCTTTCCAAAAAGCCTTTCCAGAGCGTTTTATTCAGGTAGGGATTGCCGAAGCCAATATGATGGGCATTGCGGCAGGGCTGACCATTGGCGGCAAGATTCCTTTTACAGGCACATTTGCCAATTTTTCTACGGGTCGGGTCTATGACCAAATTCGTCAATCTATCGCTTATTCGGGCAAAAATGTCAAGATTTGCGCTTCTCATGCGGGGCTGACGTTGGGTGAAGATGGCGCAACTCACCAAATCTTGGAAGATATTGGTCTGATGCAGATGCTCCCCCACCTGACGGTTATCAATCCCTGCGACTACAACCAAACCAAAGCGGCTACTATCGCGATTGCCGATTGGCAGGGTGCTGTTTATTTGCGCTTCGGACGACCCAAAGTTCCTGTCTTTATGCCTGAAAATGAGCCGTTTATTATCGGAAAGGCGCAAATTTTACAAGAAGGAACGGCAGTTACGATTTTTGCCACAGGGCATCTGGTTTGGGAAGCACTTTTAGCGCACGAAATCTTAGCCGCACAAGGCATTTCTGCCGAAGTCATCAACATTCACACCATCAAACCTTTGGATAGAGAAGCCGTTATCAAATCGGCAATCAAAACGGGCGCAGTAGTAACGGCAGAAGAACACCAAATTCGCGGCGGCTTGGGTAGCATCATTGCGCAGGTCTTGGCAGAGGAAAAACCTACGCCTATCGCATTTGTGGGCGTGAATGACACCTTTGGCGAAAGCGGCACACCCGAAGATTTGATGAAAAAATATGGCTTAGATGCCAAAAATATCGTAGCCAAAGCCCTGCAAGTGATAGCCAAAAAATAA
- a CDS encoding acyl-CoA dehydrogenase: MNFTLTEEQMAVRDAAREFAQKELLPEVIERDEEQRFPAEQIKKLGELGFMGMMTPTQYGGSGMDTVSYVLAMEELSKIDASASVVVSVNNSLVCWALEKYGTEAQKQKYLTPLAKGEVIGAFCLSEPEAGSDATSQRTTAVDKGDYYLLNGTKNWITNGNSASIYLVMAQTDVEKRHKGINCLIVERNMEGFAVGKKEQKMGIRGSDTHSLMFTDVKVPKENRLGVDGEGFKIAMTTLNGGRIGIAAQALGIASGAYELALKYSKERKSFGKPIHEHQAIAFKLADMATKIEAARLLCLKAAQLKDAKQDYALASAMAKLYASQVAMEVTTEAVQVHGGYGYVREFHVERLMRDAKITQIYEGTSEIQKIVISRALLTEN, from the coding sequence ATGAATTTCACTCTCACCGAAGAACAAATGGCTGTTCGCGATGCGGCTCGCGAATTTGCACAAAAAGAACTTTTACCCGAAGTTATCGAGCGCGACGAAGAGCAGCGTTTCCCTGCCGAGCAAATCAAAAAGTTAGGAGAATTAGGCTTTATGGGTATGATGACCCCTACTCAATATGGCGGCAGCGGCATGGACACTGTTTCCTACGTCTTGGCGATGGAAGAACTCTCTAAGATTGATGCTTCTGCTTCGGTTGTGGTTTCGGTCAATAATTCCCTTGTCTGTTGGGCTTTGGAAAAATATGGCACAGAAGCGCAAAAGCAAAAATACCTCACCCCATTGGCAAAGGGCGAAGTCATTGGCGCGTTCTGCCTTTCCGAACCCGAAGCAGGTAGTGATGCCACTTCGCAGCGCACCACAGCCGTAGATAAAGGCGACTACTATTTGCTCAATGGCACAAAAAACTGGATTACCAACGGCAATAGTGCCTCCATTTATTTGGTCATGGCACAAACCGACGTAGAAAAACGCCACAAGGGTATCAACTGCCTTATCGTAGAGCGCAACATGGAAGGCTTTGCAGTAGGTAAGAAAGAGCAAAAAATGGGGATTCGCGGCTCTGATACGCACTCTTTGATGTTCACTGACGTAAAAGTGCCAAAAGAAAACCGTTTGGGAGTAGATGGCGAAGGCTTTAAAATTGCGATGACAACCCTCAACGGTGGCAGAATTGGTATTGCGGCACAAGCCTTAGGGATTGCGTCAGGGGCTTACGAATTGGCTTTGAAATATTCAAAAGAGCGCAAATCTTTTGGCAAACCCATTCACGAACACCAAGCGATTGCTTTCAAATTGGCAGACATGGCTACCAAAATCGAGGCGGCGCGTTTGCTTTGTCTGAAAGCAGCCCAGCTCAAAGATGCCAAACAAGACTACGCCTTAGCCAGCGCGATGGCGAAATTGTATGCCTCACAGGTAGCGATGGAAGTTACTACCGAAGCCGTACAGGTGCATGGTGGCTATGGCTATGTACGCGAGTTTCACGTGGAACGCTTGATGCGTGATGCCAAAATCACCCAAATTTACGAGGGTACGTCTGAAATCCAGAAAATCGTTATTTCGCGTGCGCTTCTTACCGAAAACTAA